Proteins encoded within one genomic window of Streptomyces sp. NBC_01314:
- a CDS encoding DUF4386 domain-containing protein: protein MSPDRRTAVAAGSLFLLTEAAAIAGAVLYRPLLGAADGRLTQGADTRALLGVLCEVVLVVAVAGSGAALFPVLRRHGEGLALGYAFGRLMEAAVIALGIVAVLALVTLRRDAGAAAGADVALTAVHDWTFLLGPNIALGLNTVLLAYLAYRARLVPRFIAVLGLVGGPLICASAVAVMFGAYAQLSVAGSAAALPVFAWELGLAGWLIVRGFGPGSDVASRADGEVADPAGVRQ from the coding sequence ATGAGTCCGGACCGGAGAACCGCGGTGGCCGCCGGGTCGCTGTTCCTGCTGACCGAGGCCGCCGCGATAGCCGGGGCGGTTCTGTACCGCCCCTTGCTGGGCGCGGCGGACGGCCGGCTCACGCAGGGTGCCGACACACGGGCACTGCTCGGGGTGCTCTGTGAGGTGGTGCTGGTGGTGGCGGTGGCCGGTAGCGGGGCGGCGCTGTTCCCCGTCCTGCGGCGCCACGGCGAGGGGCTCGCGCTCGGGTACGCCTTCGGGCGGCTGATGGAGGCGGCCGTCATCGCCCTCGGGATCGTCGCCGTCCTGGCGCTCGTCACCCTGCGGCGGGACGCGGGGGCGGCGGCCGGCGCCGACGTCGCGCTGACGGCCGTGCACGACTGGACGTTCCTGCTCGGGCCCAACATCGCCCTCGGCCTGAACACCGTCCTGCTTGCGTACCTGGCGTACCGCGCACGACTGGTGCCGCGCTTCATCGCCGTGCTCGGGCTGGTCGGCGGGCCGCTGATCTGCGCCTCGGCCGTCGCCGTGATGTTCGGGGCCTATGCGCAGCTCTCCGTGGCGGGGTCGGCCGCCGCGCTCCCGGTGTTCGCCTGGGAGCTGGGGCTGGCCGGGTGGCTGATCGTCAGGGGGTTCGGGCCCGGCTCAGACGTCGCGTCCCGGGCGGATGGAGAGGTGGCTGATCCGGCAGGTGTCCGCCAGTGA
- a CDS encoding RNA polymerase sigma-70 factor codes for MALTTHDVDRFEATRPRLEAIAYRLLGSASEAEDAVQETFLRWQAADVDRIEVPEAWLTKVLTNLCLNQLTSARARRETYVGQWLPEPLLTGDPMLGPADTAEQRESVSYAVLTLLERLTPNERAVYVLKEAFDYPHREIAEILDLSEAASQQIFHRGKKHVAAGKARTEIDTAAARRIVEEFLAAATSGKTEPLVKLLTSDAIAVGDGGGKVPARAKAFEGALAVAKFMRGLFKPAPVKRAMVGGSPEIHISTANGGPAILAVVDGRVVGVICLEIGADGIVAFRTQVNPDKLERATEVWAATEHGEPLFHAF; via the coding sequence ATGGCGCTGACAACGCACGACGTGGACCGGTTCGAGGCGACGAGGCCCCGTCTGGAGGCGATCGCCTACCGCCTCCTCGGCTCGGCGAGCGAGGCGGAGGACGCCGTGCAGGAGACGTTCCTGCGCTGGCAGGCGGCCGACGTCGACCGGATCGAGGTGCCCGAGGCCTGGCTGACGAAGGTGCTCACCAACCTGTGCCTCAACCAGCTCACCTCGGCCCGCGCACGCCGGGAGACCTATGTGGGCCAGTGGCTGCCCGAGCCGCTGCTCACCGGCGACCCGATGCTCGGCCCGGCCGACACTGCCGAACAGCGCGAATCCGTCTCGTACGCGGTCCTCACCCTGCTGGAGCGCCTCACCCCCAACGAGCGGGCGGTGTACGTGCTGAAGGAGGCCTTCGACTACCCGCATCGGGAGATCGCCGAGATCCTCGACCTCAGCGAGGCCGCCAGCCAGCAGATCTTCCACCGCGGGAAGAAGCACGTGGCGGCGGGCAAGGCCCGTACGGAGATCGACACGGCGGCGGCCCGGCGGATCGTCGAGGAGTTCCTCGCGGCGGCCACCAGCGGGAAGACCGAGCCGCTGGTCAAGCTGCTCACCTCGGATGCCATCGCGGTCGGCGACGGCGGCGGAAAGGTCCCGGCCCGCGCCAAGGCGTTCGAGGGCGCCCTGGCGGTCGCGAAGTTCATGCGGGGCCTGTTCAAGCCGGCTCCGGTCAAGCGGGCCATGGTCGGCGGCTCACCCGAGATCCACATCTCGACGGCCAACGGCGGCCCCGCGATCCTGGCAGTCGTCGACGGCCGGGTCGTCGGGGTCATCTGCCTCGAGATCGGCGCCGACGGCATCGTCGCGTTCCGCACTCAGGTCAACCCCGACAAGCTGGAACGCGCGACCGAGGTGTGGGCGGCCACCGAGCACGGGGAACCCCTGTTCCACGCCTTCTGA
- a CDS encoding nuclease translates to MPTPTPTPMLAIKGTYRIISTRPDGDTVSFLPQDAGFWCDVPGRNRVKRNSRGGGTVRMDAIDALETHYKGVGPEEVHQPLNLGARAARDELLSWLGFHNILMDEREKVTASTPETVPGFVLASGADIFGRCVALVGRGDLPPGVKNGRRTIVTTDHLRQTANHRLLELGLVYPTFYSKLPEELREDMAETTRRARAANAPNSVWAKDVTFEDGAKIEDLTSITAHQVILPKLFRRLADYIRLFGPSLTCFPAYLAGEYEEFRLAGQEDSVHGLQHVIEINDNTIRMTRPIEDITIVEK, encoded by the coding sequence ATGCCCACGCCAACGCCCACGCCCATGCTGGCCATCAAAGGGACGTATCGAATCATCAGCACTCGGCCGGACGGCGACACCGTCTCCTTCCTGCCCCAGGATGCGGGCTTCTGGTGCGACGTCCCCGGCAGGAACCGGGTCAAGCGCAACAGCCGCGGCGGCGGCACGGTCCGGATGGACGCCATCGACGCGCTGGAGACCCACTACAAGGGAGTTGGCCCCGAAGAGGTACACCAGCCACTGAACCTCGGAGCGCGCGCCGCCCGTGACGAGTTGCTGTCCTGGCTGGGCTTCCACAACATCCTCATGGACGAGAGGGAGAAGGTCACTGCCTCGACCCCGGAGACCGTGCCCGGCTTCGTCCTCGCGAGCGGTGCCGACATCTTCGGCCGCTGTGTCGCTCTGGTCGGCCGCGGCGACCTGCCGCCGGGCGTCAAGAACGGCAGGCGCACCATCGTGACCACCGACCACCTGCGCCAGACCGCCAACCACCGACTGCTCGAACTCGGCCTGGTCTACCCGACCTTCTACAGCAAACTCCCCGAAGAGCTGCGCGAGGACATGGCCGAGACCACCCGGCGGGCACGCGCCGCCAATGCCCCCAACAGCGTGTGGGCCAAGGACGTGACCTTCGAGGACGGCGCCAAGATCGAGGACCTCACTTCCATCACCGCGCACCAGGTGATCCTGCCGAAGCTGTTCCGCCGACTCGCGGACTACATCCGCCTCTTCGGTCCGTCCCTGACCTGCTTCCCCGCCTATCTGGCCGGCGAATACGAAGAGTTCCGCCTTGCCGGGCAGGAAGATTCCGTCCATGGGCTGCAGCACGTCATCGAGATCAACGACAACACCATCAGGATGACCCGGCCGATCGAGGACATCACCATCGTCGAGAAGTGA
- a CDS encoding fic family toxin-antitoxin system, toxin component — protein MDLHIDVPWILQVAGASGAAGADDFAPDDYGVPVSAAARHRAALFEQSVWDGPYAKAAALVHTLDRCHWLERSNMAVAAASGVMYLEAAGVHVKSAREDAVALKDLLLDLARTAGKIAAPLRTWPTAT, from the coding sequence ATGGATCTGCACATCGACGTTCCCTGGATCCTCCAGGTCGCCGGGGCTTCCGGGGCCGCCGGGGCGGACGATTTCGCCCCGGACGACTACGGCGTTCCCGTCTCGGCGGCCGCCCGCCATCGCGCCGCACTGTTCGAGCAGTCCGTCTGGGACGGCCCTTACGCCAAAGCCGCCGCCCTGGTGCACACACTGGACCGCTGCCACTGGCTGGAGCGCTCCAACATGGCTGTCGCCGCCGCCTCCGGCGTCATGTACCTCGAAGCCGCGGGGGTTCACGTCAAGTCCGCCCGCGAAGACGCCGTCGCCCTCAAGGACCTGCTCCTCGACCTCGCCCGCACCGCCGGGAAGATCGCCGCTCCGCTGCGGACCTGGCCCACCGCCACCTGA
- a CDS encoding DUF1778 domain-containing protein translates to MSDPKAMNLRFPDPAQRAAIAAAAKQAGVSMQEYILSAAYDRATAVEQRFLEGFKVSMARSGAAFAAEPSSIDAGAEQRAIEQEALRELEQQEQGHAA, encoded by the coding sequence ATGTCGGATCCCAAAGCGATGAATCTGCGCTTCCCCGACCCCGCGCAGCGGGCGGCCATCGCAGCGGCCGCCAAGCAGGCGGGGGTCAGCATGCAGGAGTACATCCTCTCGGCCGCCTACGACCGGGCAACCGCGGTGGAGCAGCGGTTCCTGGAAGGCTTCAAGGTGTCCATGGCCCGCAGCGGCGCGGCTTTCGCGGCCGAGCCCAGCAGCATCGACGCCGGCGCGGAGCAGCGGGCGATCGAGCAGGAGGCGCTGCGGGAGCTTGAGCAGCAGGAGCAGGGCCACGCCGCGTGA
- a CDS encoding FtsX-like permease family protein, whose product MPTGVLRFIALRAWVYRALLGAVLLTVLLTTAVLAALTSYSGAIGDAALRRSLAEQRTAAEAALVVKANVPADERQEADDAVRAGARTIFAGLPVRVRTLLRSGPYALPLALRPASERDGNPNLTYFAALDRTQVRIVAGRPPRETVTDGSIEAALPQSAAQRLGVAPGARLTVTDQMDGPAVRVLITGVYRPVDVRAPYWQLDDLGGRGEKASSFTTYGPLLTAAGVPTSGRVSVGASGWLVSADYSSLTTERIGALREAARSGRAELRERPALSSATAADTALPEVLDRIERSLLVTRSSMLIVAAQLGLLAACALLLVARLLNSERTAETGLLRARGATRARLAGLAALEALLISVPAVVVAPLSSGPLTRLLVGQGALGRTGVRVDTPVGGRPEAWAVAAGVAALCALAVAVPAWRASFANTVAVRARALPAPLRAGADVGLLAVAGVAFWLLGSRRSGAVTADREGVLGVDPLLVAAPALLLLAGTVLALRLLPLLARVGERLLARGHGLTAAMVGWQFSRRPMRGAGPVLLLVISVALGVVAIGQGASWHRSQADQADFRAGAEVRVLTSGGGDVGRTDVYADLPHVDAVAPAVRGTVSLSGSRTATVVALNTAEAAGAVLARRDLTDGPLLAGLAPRGAPAGMEIPKGTARLTLTAALHSTTPGPGADVTLTVRDRHGTTYDIPSGHLASDGRSHRLTPDLNGARGPLALTGLELSTPQPISRPHRHRLVLGAFTATAGDGDIRQLTLPTRWATAVEADPVAVPDDSARPTRPRLTSTTPVTMTYSTGYQPPDISPPASPLEVRLNVAQPAAPEIAAVATDRFLTASGAREGQRVEVTFDGRSVPVRIVRTASALPTTEATAQDGGALLVDLRAVNRVLQARYGTSLKPTEWWLRTAEPGAAAAAVRALPDVDPEQVMVRDEIAAELRDDPFGAAPEAALVGAAVVTVLFASLGFAVSAAGAMRARDGEFAVLRALGTPRRRLARLVAVEHGVLVALALLVGTALGTVLTHAMVPLVVLTGQATRPLPPVLVELPLPRLAALLAALAAGPALVTVALALRRAKPVMALRDEVTQ is encoded by the coding sequence GTGCCGACGGGCGTGTTGCGGTTCATCGCGCTGCGGGCGTGGGTGTATCGCGCGCTTCTCGGTGCCGTGCTGCTGACCGTGCTGCTGACCACGGCTGTGCTGGCCGCGCTCACCTCCTACTCGGGTGCGATAGGCGATGCGGCGCTGCGGCGGTCACTCGCCGAGCAGCGCACCGCTGCCGAGGCCGCTTTGGTGGTCAAGGCCAACGTGCCGGCCGACGAGCGGCAGGAGGCCGACGACGCCGTGCGGGCGGGGGCCCGCACCATCTTCGCCGGCCTGCCCGTGCGGGTGCGTACTCTGCTGCGGTCCGGCCCCTACGCCCTGCCGCTCGCGCTGCGGCCGGCCTCCGAGCGGGACGGGAACCCGAACCTCACGTATTTCGCGGCCCTGGATCGCACGCAGGTGCGGATCGTCGCCGGGCGGCCTCCCCGTGAAACGGTGACCGACGGGTCCATCGAGGCCGCACTGCCGCAGAGCGCCGCCCAGCGGCTCGGGGTGGCGCCCGGCGCCCGGCTGACCGTCACCGACCAGATGGACGGCCCGGCGGTGCGGGTGCTGATCACCGGCGTGTACCGGCCGGTGGACGTCCGGGCACCCTACTGGCAGTTGGACGATCTGGGCGGCCGCGGCGAGAAGGCGTCGAGCTTCACGACGTACGGTCCCCTGCTCACCGCTGCGGGCGTGCCGACGTCGGGCCGGGTGAGCGTCGGCGCGTCGGGCTGGTTGGTGTCGGCCGACTACTCCTCGCTGACGACGGAGCGGATCGGCGCGCTGCGCGAGGCTGCCCGCTCGGGGCGCGCGGAACTGCGCGAGCGGCCCGCGCTCAGCAGTGCGACCGCAGCGGACACCGCGTTGCCCGAGGTACTGGACCGCATCGAGCGCTCCCTGCTCGTCACGCGGTCCAGCATGCTGATCGTCGCTGCTCAGCTCGGACTGCTCGCGGCCTGCGCCCTGTTGCTCGTCGCGCGGTTGCTCAACTCCGAGCGCACGGCCGAGACCGGGTTGCTGCGTGCGCGCGGTGCCACCCGGGCACGGCTGGCGGGCCTGGCCGCGTTGGAGGCCTTGCTGATCTCCGTGCCGGCGGTGGTGGTGGCACCACTGTCGTCGGGGCCGTTGACGCGGCTGCTGGTCGGGCAGGGTGCGCTGGGCCGGACGGGGGTGCGCGTCGACACGCCGGTCGGGGGCCGGCCCGAGGCGTGGGCGGTCGCCGCGGGGGTGGCTGCGCTGTGTGCGCTGGCGGTTGCTGTCCCGGCGTGGCGGGCGTCCTTCGCGAACACCGTCGCGGTGCGGGCGAGGGCGCTGCCCGCACCGCTGCGCGCCGGGGCGGATGTCGGGTTGCTCGCCGTGGCCGGTGTCGCTTTCTGGCTGCTCGGCAGCCGGCGCTCCGGTGCTGTCACCGCCGACCGCGAGGGGGTCCTCGGCGTCGACCCGCTGCTGGTGGCGGCGCCCGCTCTGCTGCTGCTCGCCGGAACGGTTCTGGCGCTGCGGCTGCTGCCCTTACTGGCCCGTGTCGGCGAGCGGCTTCTGGCCCGCGGGCACGGGCTGACAGCGGCCATGGTCGGCTGGCAGTTCAGTCGCCGACCGATGCGGGGGGCAGGTCCGGTGCTGCTCCTGGTCATCTCCGTGGCGCTGGGTGTGGTGGCGATCGGACAGGGCGCATCGTGGCACCGTTCCCAGGCCGACCAGGCCGACTTCCGCGCGGGTGCCGAGGTGCGCGTCCTGACCTCCGGGGGCGGCGATGTGGGCCGCACGGACGTCTACGCGGACCTCCCGCACGTCGATGCGGTCGCCCCCGCGGTCCGTGGCACAGTGTCGCTCTCCGGCAGCCGTACCGCGACCGTTGTGGCCCTGAACACGGCGGAGGCGGCCGGGGCGGTGCTGGCGCGGCGCGACCTGACGGACGGTCCGCTGCTCGCCGGGCTCGCGCCGCGTGGAGCGCCCGCGGGCATGGAGATACCGAAGGGCACCGCGCGGCTCACACTGACCGCTGCCCTGCACAGCACCACGCCAGGGCCGGGAGCGGACGTCACACTCACGGTGCGGGACCGTCACGGCACCACCTACGACATACCGTCCGGCCACCTCGCCTCCGACGGCCGCTCTCACCGGCTGACCCCGGATCTGAACGGCGCCCGGGGCCCGTTGGCGCTGACCGGGCTTGAACTGAGTACGCCGCAGCCGATCAGCCGTCCACACCGGCACCGCCTGGTCCTCGGCGCGTTCACGGCGACAGCGGGTGACGGCGACATCCGGCAGTTGACCTTGCCGACGAGGTGGGCGACCGCCGTCGAGGCCGACCCGGTCGCCGTCCCCGACGACAGCGCCCGGCCGACTCGCCCCCGGCTCACGTCGACGACGCCCGTCACCATGACGTACAGCACCGGGTACCAGCCGCCGGACATCTCGCCGCCCGCCTCGCCGCTGGAGGTCCGGCTGAACGTCGCCCAGCCCGCGGCGCCCGAGATCGCCGCGGTCGCCACCGACCGGTTCCTCACCGCGTCCGGTGCGCGCGAAGGCCAGCGCGTGGAGGTGACGTTCGACGGCCGTTCCGTGCCTGTACGCATCGTCCGCACCGCGAGCGCCCTGCCCACGACGGAAGCCACCGCGCAGGACGGCGGGGCCCTGCTGGTCGATCTCCGGGCCGTCAACCGGGTGCTGCAGGCCCGCTACGGAACCAGCCTCAAGCCCACCGAGTGGTGGCTGCGCACCGCCGAGCCCGGTGCCGCGGCAGCGGCCGTACGCGCCCTGCCCGACGTCGATCCGGAGCAGGTGATGGTGCGCGACGAGATAGCGGCGGAGCTGCGCGACGACCCGTTCGGGGCGGCCCCGGAAGCAGCGCTGGTCGGGGCAGCCGTGGTGACGGTGCTCTTCGCCTCGCTCGGCTTCGCTGTGAGCGCGGCAGGGGCGATGCGGGCCCGGGACGGAGAGTTCGCCGTGCTGCGCGCGCTGGGGACACCACGCCGTCGGCTGGCCCGGCTGGTCGCCGTGGAGCACGGCGTACTGGTGGCCCTGGCGCTGCTGGTCGGCACGGCCCTGGGCACGGTGCTGACGCACGCGATGGTTCCCCTCGTCGTCCTGACCGGGCAGGCCACCCGGCCGCTCCCACCGGTGCTGGTCGAACTCCCGCTCCCGCGCCTGGCCGCCCTGCTGGCGGCCCTCGCGGCGGGACCCGCCCTCGTGACCGTGGCCCTCGCCCTTCGACGGGCGAAACCCGTGATGGCTCTCAGGGACGAGGTGACGCAGTGA
- a CDS encoding TetR/AcrR family transcriptional regulator C-terminal domain-containing protein: MTRQEATHTQRIPLNRDRVLRAAVALADATGIDALSMRRLAQELDVVPMALYKHLANKEELLDGMADAVIGEIDPPAAAPDWQRVVRGRILSARRVLLRHPWAARVIESRTGPTPAVLAYLDSMAGSFRVGGLSADLTHHVMHAMGSRLLGFSQELFDTSGPSGPPDPGLAARYPHIAELAATAAHDEGSAVGGGCDDQFEFEFALDLLLDGFESLRRQGWTSARKA, translated from the coding sequence ATGACCCGGCAGGAAGCCACGCACACGCAACGGATCCCCCTGAACAGGGACCGCGTCCTGCGCGCCGCCGTCGCGCTCGCCGACGCCACCGGCATCGACGCGCTCAGCATGCGCAGGCTCGCGCAGGAGCTGGACGTCGTACCGATGGCCCTTTACAAGCACCTGGCCAACAAGGAGGAGCTCCTCGACGGCATGGCCGATGCCGTCATCGGCGAGATCGACCCGCCGGCCGCGGCCCCCGACTGGCAGCGCGTGGTCCGCGGGCGGATCCTCTCGGCCCGGCGGGTCCTGCTGCGCCACCCCTGGGCGGCCCGGGTCATCGAGTCGCGGACCGGCCCCACCCCGGCCGTGCTGGCGTACCTGGACTCGATGGCCGGGAGCTTCCGGGTCGGCGGCCTCTCCGCCGACCTTACGCACCACGTCATGCACGCGATGGGCAGCCGCCTGCTCGGCTTCAGCCAGGAACTGTTCGACACCTCGGGCCCCTCCGGCCCGCCGGACCCCGGGCTGGCGGCGCGCTACCCGCACATCGCGGAACTGGCCGCGACGGCCGCACACGACGAGGGCTCCGCGGTCGGTGGCGGCTGCGACGACCAGTTTGAGTTCGAATTCGCCCTGGACCTCCTCCTGGACGGCTTCGAAAGCCTCCGCCGCCAGGGCTGGACGTCCGCGCGGAAGGCGTAG
- a CDS encoding fic family toxin-antitoxin system, toxin component, with protein sequence MSEQEPLHPVDVTFLLHAAELLDGDPQVDDYGPLYAAVARVNARAMERDIYGSMYLKAAALLQTLAKLPCLEHSNEAFAWHATEAYLILNAAALDYPPKAAVSLVRDAASGVLGVARIARQLRDWTTAT encoded by the coding sequence GTGAGCGAGCAGGAACCTCTCCACCCCGTCGACGTCACGTTCCTGCTGCACGCCGCCGAGCTGCTCGACGGTGATCCACAGGTCGACGACTACGGGCCGCTGTATGCGGCCGTCGCCCGGGTCAACGCCCGGGCGATGGAGCGGGACATCTACGGATCGATGTACCTCAAGGCCGCCGCCCTGCTGCAGACCTTGGCGAAGCTGCCGTGCCTGGAGCACTCGAACGAGGCCTTCGCCTGGCACGCGACCGAGGCCTACCTGATCCTCAACGCGGCCGCCCTGGACTACCCGCCCAAGGCGGCCGTCTCACTGGTACGCGATGCTGCCTCCGGTGTGCTCGGCGTCGCCCGGATCGCCCGGCAACTGCGCGACTGGACCACTGCCACCTGA
- a CDS encoding FG-GAP-like repeat-containing protein, which yields MRRRVLAATAVAVLAAGGLALPLAIPASAVGATSDDFNGDGYKDLVVATPKAKVNGQTQAGQLTVLYGSASGVSTSRSALISQNTAGVPGTAEAYDKFGTSYAVGDLDGDGYTDLAVGAPSEKASAAPDFGIVQILWGGSGGLVNGALTVYAASDSSSRYLYGSNLAVGDFDGDGHDQLAVTGHSGLSVFDDGFTRTTAPAQTELSTGPSGATRATGSIVAGDFDGNGADDLAVSGDDDYEDDEHGETGVWLGYYAGGADGMTFTDNPASVPLAAAHARAAGDFDKDGYDDLVTYGQGASGAGTIAVHYGGPGGVPGSTRSRLIDQDTEGVPGVNETGDGFGGPVSVGDVNGDGYADAAVGASAEAVGTLEYAGAVWLLKGSAVGLTGTGAQSFTQNTTGVPGTAEFTDQMGSGLRLQDLNGDGRADLTAAARGEDVFDDDVHYSDGADWILRGSASGLTTSGAVSFSEKAFGLTYRNKSFGSVLGD from the coding sequence GTGCGCAGAAGAGTTCTGGCAGCCACTGCCGTGGCCGTGCTCGCGGCAGGCGGCCTGGCCCTGCCGCTCGCGATTCCCGCCTCCGCCGTCGGCGCCACATCCGACGACTTCAACGGCGACGGCTACAAGGACCTGGTGGTCGCCACTCCCAAGGCCAAGGTGAACGGACAGACACAGGCGGGGCAGCTGACCGTCCTGTACGGCTCGGCCTCCGGCGTCTCGACCAGCCGTTCCGCACTGATCAGCCAGAACACCGCAGGAGTTCCGGGTACGGCGGAGGCGTACGACAAGTTCGGCACGTCCTACGCCGTGGGCGACCTTGACGGCGACGGCTACACCGACCTGGCTGTCGGCGCGCCGTCGGAGAAGGCGTCGGCCGCTCCCGACTTTGGCATCGTCCAGATCCTGTGGGGTGGCTCCGGAGGACTCGTCAACGGTGCGCTGACCGTGTACGCGGCGTCGGACTCGTCCTCCCGCTACTTGTACGGCTCCAACCTCGCGGTCGGCGACTTCGACGGCGACGGCCACGACCAGCTCGCCGTCACCGGCCACTCCGGCCTCTCGGTGTTCGACGACGGATTCACGCGGACCACGGCTCCCGCCCAGACCGAGCTGTCGACCGGCCCCTCCGGGGCGACCCGGGCGACCGGATCGATCGTGGCGGGCGACTTCGACGGCAACGGCGCCGACGATCTGGCCGTCTCGGGGGACGACGACTACGAGGACGACGAGCACGGGGAAACGGGCGTGTGGCTCGGCTACTACGCGGGCGGCGCCGACGGCATGACGTTCACCGACAATCCCGCGAGCGTGCCGCTCGCCGCCGCGCACGCACGGGCGGCCGGCGACTTCGACAAGGACGGATACGACGACCTGGTCACCTACGGGCAGGGGGCCTCGGGAGCAGGCACCATCGCTGTCCATTACGGCGGCCCCGGTGGAGTCCCGGGGAGCACGCGCAGCCGGCTGATCGACCAGGACACCGAGGGGGTCCCGGGCGTGAACGAGACGGGCGACGGCTTCGGCGGCCCCGTTTCGGTCGGCGACGTCAACGGCGACGGCTACGCGGATGCGGCAGTGGGCGCGTCCGCCGAGGCTGTCGGCACCCTTGAGTACGCCGGAGCGGTCTGGCTGCTCAAGGGTTCGGCCGTCGGACTGACCGGCACCGGTGCCCAGTCCTTCACGCAGAACACCACGGGTGTGCCCGGCACCGCCGAGTTCACGGACCAAATGGGATCGGGCCTCCGGCTTCAGGACCTGAACGGCGATGGCCGCGCGGACCTCACCGCCGCCGCCCGCGGCGAGGACGTCTTCGACGACGACGTCCACTACTCCGACGGTGCCGACTGGATCCTGCGCGGCAGCGCCTCGGGGCTCACGACGTCCGGCGCGGTGTCGTTCAGCGAGAAGGCGTTCGGCCTGACCTACCGCAACAAGTCCTTCGGATCGGTGCTCGGAGACTGA